A region from the Lentimonas sp. CC4 genome encodes:
- a CDS encoding NAD-dependent epimerase/dehydratase family protein, with the protein MSKRKLILAGGAGFLGQALSRHFVRAGYDVVVLTRRTKADCRGVRYTEWDGMNVEHRT; encoded by the coding sequence ATGAGCAAGCGTAAATTGATTTTGGCCGGAGGTGCTGGTTTTCTTGGTCAGGCATTGAGTCGGCATTTTGTGCGTGCGGGGTATGACGTGGTCGTGCTGACGCGGCGGACGAAAGCGGATTGTCGTGGGGTGCGCTATACCGAATGGGACGGTATGAACGTCGAACATCGAACGTGA